The Terriglobia bacterium genome includes the window GCGCGCCGGCGAGCTTCGACGCCAAGAAGCTGTTTGCATTTCAAGAGCGCTACATGAATCTTCTCGGCCCCGATCAGAAGACCGAAATGGTTATGCCCTATCTGAAAAAGGCGGGCCTGACGGCCGATCCGCTGAAAGTGAAGCAGATTGCCGCAGCCGCCGCGGATCGCATTAAAGTGGCGGGCGACATTGTCGACTATGCCGGCTTCTTCATTTCCTCCGGCCAATTAACGTACGACGAAGCCGCCTTCGACAAGCGGTTGCGGACTCCTCCCGAAGCGGCAGGGCTGCTGAAAAAATTCGCAGAGCGGCTGAGAACGCTTGAGCCGTTTGACGCCCCGTCGATCGAGAAGGAATTGCAGGACTTCGTGCAGGCGGAAGGCGTCGGACACGCGCAGATCATCCACGGCCTTCGCCTGGCGGCGACGGGGAAAACCGTGGGCTTCGGACTCTTCGATACTCTCGCGATCCTGGGCAGGGCCGAGTGTCTGCGGAGAATCGAGCAAGCCCTCAGCCGGATCTCTGCCGGTAATTAGTCTTAACTATTTCCGGACCCCTTTTCGGGCCTTTTCGACGACTTCGGCAATTCTGTCGAGTTCCTCGCGCGAAATGTGGCCGCCTTCGGTTCCCAGGAGCGCCACCACGACTTTGTGCACCGACCCTTCGAAGAAGGTGTCGATCATATGCCGCAGCGCAGACTGCCGTACTTCGTGACGCGGCACGACCGGGATGTAGACATAACGCAGGCCCTGTTCTTCGTGGCGCACATGACCCTTATCTTCGAGTACACGGAGCTGCGCCCGCACGGTCGAGTAGTTCGGCTCGCCCGTGAGATCCTCCATGACCTCGCCGGCACTCGCCCGGCCCAGCCGGTAAAGGATGTCCATGATTTCTCTCTCCCGGCGGGTGAGGCTGATCTGGGCCGTCTTCGGCATGTGATTGTTATAGCAGATGTGCTAGACAACTAGCATTAAATCCGT containing:
- a CDS encoding BlaI/MecI/CopY family transcriptional regulator, which encodes MPKTAQISLTRREREIMDILYRLGRASAGEVMEDLTGEPNYSTVRAQLRVLEDKGHVRHEEQGLRYVYIPVVPRHEVRQSALRHMIDTFFEGSVHKVVVALLGTEGGHISREELDRIAEVVEKARKGVRK